In one window of Eretmochelys imbricata isolate rEreImb1 chromosome 21, rEreImb1.hap1, whole genome shotgun sequence DNA:
- the TNNI1 gene encoding LOW QUALITY PROTEIN: troponin I, slow skeletal muscle (The sequence of the model RefSeq protein was modified relative to this genomic sequence to represent the inferred CDS: substituted 1 base at 1 genomic stop codon) produces MPEPXRKSKITASRKLLLKSLMLAKAKEAWEQDQVDKQAEKERYLAERITQLRTSGLSFSQLQDLCRELHEKVEIVDEERYDIEAKCIHNTREIKNLKLKVLDLRGKFKRPPLRRVRVSADAMLRALLGSKHKVSMDLRANLKSVKKEDTEKERPVEVGDWRKNVEAMSGMEGRKKMFDAAKSPTGQ; encoded by the exons AGAAAGTCCAAGATCACAGCCTCACGCAAACTCCTGTTGAAG AGTTTGATGCTAGCCAAAGCCAAGGAAGCATGGGAACAAGATCAAGTGGACAAGCAAGCGGAGAAGGAGAGATACCTGGCTGAGCGGATCACACAACTGCGGACCAGCGGGCTGTCCTTCAGCCAGCTGCAG GATCTGTGCAGGGAGCTGCACGAGAAGGTAGAAATCGTGGATGAGGAGCGGTACGACATCGAAGCAAAATGTATCCACAACACCAGAGAG ATCAAAAACCTGAAGCTGAAAGTGCTCGACCTGCGGGGGAAGTTCAAGCGCCCCCCACTGCGCCGTGTCCGCGTCTCCGCGGACGCCATGCTGCGGGCCCTGCTCGGCTCCAAGCACAAAGTCTCCATGGACCTGAGAGCCAACCTGAAATCTGTCAAGAAGGAGGACACGGAGAAG GAGCGCCCTGTGGAAGTGGGTGACTGGCGCAAGAACGTGGAGGCCATGTCGGGCATGGAGGGCAGGAAGAAGATGTTTGATGCTGCCAAATCTCCGACAGGCCAGTGA